One genomic window of Pseudoxanthomonas sp. includes the following:
- the grpE gene encoding nucleotide exchange factor GrpE — MTSNEHQASVDAAADAPQDAETLLLAQIETLRNELDQLRASVLLDRADLENQRKRVARDVDNARKFANEKLLGQLMPVFDSLDAGLTAAGAEPSPLREGLELTQKQLLKVADDNGLTVLDPTGQPFNPDHHQAISQAPAHEAAPGSVLQVFQKGYLLNDRLLRPALVVVAAHD, encoded by the coding sequence ATGACTTCAAACGAACACCAGGCCAGCGTTGACGCGGCCGCCGACGCTCCGCAGGACGCCGAAACGCTGCTGCTGGCGCAGATCGAAACCCTGCGCAACGAGCTCGACCAGCTGCGCGCCTCGGTCCTGCTGGACCGGGCCGACCTTGAGAACCAGCGCAAGCGCGTGGCCCGCGACGTGGACAACGCCCGCAAGTTCGCCAACGAGAAGCTGCTGGGCCAGCTGATGCCGGTTTTCGATAGCCTGGATGCGGGCCTGACCGCCGCCGGTGCAGAACCCAGCCCGCTGCGCGAAGGCCTGGAGCTCACCCAGAAGCAGCTGCTGAAGGTGGCTGACGACAACGGCCTGACCGTGCTCGACCCGACCGGACAGCCGTTCAACCCGGACCACCACCAGGCGATCAGCCAGGCGCCGGCCCACGAGGCGGCCCCGGGCAGCGTGCTGCAGGTGTTCCAGAAGGGCTATCTGCTCAACGACCGCCTGCTGCGCCCGGCGCTGGTGGTGGTCGCGGCGCACGACTGA
- the hrcA gene encoding heat-inducible transcriptional repressor HrcA yields MNSRSPDLDARSRQLLRTLIGRYIHDGEPVGSRTLAQHAGLDVSAATIRNILADLEDAGLLTSPHTSAGRIPTAQGYRVFVDSLVQMQPLAEREVARLRAELPAGTGTQALLGNASELLSAMTHFVGVVGAPRREQFAFRHIDFVPLDGRRVLAILVFADNDVQNRVIEPRRFYDPSELERVANYLNAHFAGRPIAEIRATLLRELRAARSEMEGLLAHTVELAEHALTPSDDDMVLAGQTRLMGVQDLSDLDRLRDLFETFARKREILQLLERTISAPGVRIFIGEETGLAPMDGVSLVAAPYRASGQVLGVLGVIGPTRMAYQQVIPLVQAAADALGAAMLRPGDDLNPSAPTQ; encoded by the coding sequence ATGAATTCCCGAAGTCCCGACCTGGATGCGCGCTCGCGGCAGTTGCTGCGGACCCTGATCGGCCGCTACATCCACGACGGCGAACCGGTCGGGTCGCGCACCCTGGCCCAGCACGCGGGCCTGGATGTGAGCGCGGCGACCATCCGCAACATCCTCGCCGACCTGGAGGATGCCGGGCTGCTGACCTCGCCGCACACCTCGGCCGGGCGCATCCCGACCGCGCAGGGCTACCGGGTGTTCGTGGATAGCCTGGTCCAGATGCAGCCGCTGGCCGAGCGCGAAGTCGCCCGCCTGCGTGCCGAGCTCCCGGCGGGCACCGGCACCCAGGCGCTGCTGGGCAATGCTTCGGAGTTGCTGTCGGCGATGACCCATTTCGTTGGCGTGGTCGGCGCGCCCAGGCGCGAGCAGTTCGCCTTCCGCCATATCGATTTCGTGCCGCTGGACGGGCGCCGGGTGCTGGCGATCCTGGTCTTCGCCGACAACGATGTGCAGAACCGGGTGATCGAGCCGCGGCGCTTCTACGACCCGTCCGAGCTGGAGCGGGTGGCCAACTATCTGAATGCGCATTTCGCCGGCCGGCCCATCGCCGAGATCCGGGCCACGCTGCTGCGCGAACTGCGCGCGGCCCGCTCGGAGATGGAGGGTCTGCTGGCCCACACCGTCGAGCTGGCCGAACACGCCCTGACCCCGTCGGACGACGACATGGTGCTGGCCGGCCAGACCCGCTTGATGGGCGTGCAGGATCTCTCCGACCTGGATAGGTTGCGCGACCTGTTCGAGACCTTCGCCCGCAAGCGCGAGATCCTGCAGCTGCTCGAACGCACCATCAGTGCGCCGGGCGTGCGCATCTTCATTGGCGAAGAAACCGGCCTGGCGCCCATGGACGGCGTGTCACTGGTGGCCGCGCCGTACCGGGCCAGCGGCCAGGTGTTGGGGGTGCTGGGGGTGATCGGGCCGACCCGGATGGCCTACCAGCAGGTGATCCCGCTGGTCCAGGCGGCTGCCGATGCGCTCGGTGCGGCAATGCTGCGTCCCGGGGATGACTTGAATCCGTCCGCGCCGACCCAATAA
- a CDS encoding GNAT family N-acetyltransferase — MRRRLLKGYEHARVLLHQGRIAGLLKLDRSGADYVVMQIQVAPELQGHGLGKTLLLEYIEEARSVGKDVTLHVLKANPARGLYERLGFVVEGEDAEEFHMRLSMH, encoded by the coding sequence ATGCGCAGACGCCTGCTCAAGGGCTACGAACATGCCAGGGTGCTGCTGCACCAGGGCCGCATTGCCGGCCTGCTGAAGCTGGATCGCAGCGGCGCGGACTACGTGGTCATGCAGATCCAGGTGGCGCCCGAACTGCAGGGGCATGGGCTGGGCAAGACGCTGCTGCTGGAGTACATCGAAGAGGCGCGCAGTGTCGGCAAGGACGTGACCCTGCACGTACTCAAGGCCAATCCGGCGCGCGGGCTGTACGAGCGGCTGGGCTTCGTGGTGGAGGGTGAGGACGCTGAAGAGTTCCACATGCGGCTGTCGATGCATTGA
- the dapB gene encoding 4-hydroxy-tetrahydrodipicolinate reductase produces the protein MTTPLRVLIHGASGRMGQALLRLAAENDQLDVVAAVTRRNPAARAVDGVAYFAASELAGVPEFDVAIDFSLPEGFDPVLALCVVRKAALVSGTTGLSETQLSALQAASAGIPIVWASNFSLGVAVLAELVERAAAALPGWDCDIVESHHVHKQDAPSGTALTLGQGAELAGATPRYASLRAGDIVGEHLVQFTGLGERVELTHRATNRDIFVRGALHAAQRLVARSPGLYRVRDLLD, from the coding sequence ATGACAACTCCCTTGCGCGTGCTGATCCACGGCGCCTCCGGCCGCATGGGCCAGGCACTGCTGCGATTGGCGGCAGAGAATGACCAGCTTGACGTCGTGGCGGCGGTCACCCGTCGCAACCCGGCGGCCCGGGCGGTTGATGGGGTGGCGTATTTCGCCGCCAGCGAACTGGCCGGCGTGCCCGAATTCGATGTCGCCATCGACTTCAGCCTGCCCGAGGGCTTCGATCCGGTGCTGGCCCTGTGCGTCGTGCGCAAGGCGGCGCTGGTGTCGGGGACCACGGGCTTGTCCGAAACCCAGCTGTCTGCCTTGCAGGCCGCATCGGCCGGCATTCCCATTGTCTGGGCCTCGAACTTCAGCCTGGGCGTGGCGGTGCTGGCCGAACTGGTTGAACGGGCCGCCGCGGCGCTGCCTGGCTGGGACTGCGACATCGTCGAATCCCATCACGTCCATAAACAGGACGCGCCCTCCGGCACGGCCCTGACCCTGGGGCAGGGCGCCGAACTGGCTGGCGCCACGCCACGCTATGCCAGCCTGCGTGCCGGCGACATCGTCGGCGAGCACCTGGTCCAGTTCACCGGACTGGGTGAGCGCGTGGAGCTGACCCATCGCGCCACCAACCGCGACATCTTCGTGCGCGGTGCCTTACACGCGGCGCAGCGCCTGGTGGCGCGAAGCCCCGGCCTGTATCGGGTTCGCGACCTGCTGGACTGA
- a CDS encoding PLP-dependent aminotransferase family protein: MNTQITLSQRALALTSSAIREILKVTERPEVISFAGGLPSGSTFPVERMREATLKVLADAPQAALQYGPTEGYLPLREWVAARLARNGAPVSAANVLIVTGSQQGLDLLGKTLIDEGSKVLVETPSYLGALQSFSLFRPQFTSMPSDDEGIDTDALTPELLDGARFMYCLPNFQNPTGKRMPLERRKALVAKALAAGVPVVEDDPYGELSYGGELLPSLLSLNPEGGIYMGSFSKILAPGLRLGYVVAPEPLYSKLVQAKQATDLHTPSFTQRIVYETIQDDFLEAHIPTIRDLYGSQCQLMLAALEQYFPVEAQWTRPDGGMFIWVTLPKGVDTTRLLAKAIAQNVAFVPGAPFYANDPQVNTLRLSFVTVPAARIEAGMKILGELVKAEIAALPAAVAA, translated from the coding sequence ATGAATACCCAGATCACCCTGTCCCAGCGCGCCCTGGCCCTGACCAGTTCGGCGATCCGCGAAATCCTCAAAGTGACCGAGCGCCCGGAGGTGATTTCCTTCGCCGGCGGCCTGCCGTCCGGCTCGACGTTCCCGGTCGAGCGCATGCGTGAGGCCACGCTCAAGGTCCTGGCCGATGCGCCGCAGGCCGCGCTGCAGTACGGACCGACCGAAGGCTATCTGCCGCTACGCGAGTGGGTGGCCGCGCGGCTGGCCCGCAATGGCGCGCCGGTGAGTGCGGCCAATGTACTGATCGTCACCGGCTCGCAGCAGGGCCTGGACCTGCTGGGCAAGACCCTGATCGACGAGGGCAGCAAGGTGCTGGTGGAAACGCCGAGCTACCTGGGTGCGTTGCAGTCGTTCTCGCTGTTCCGCCCGCAGTTCACGAGCATGCCGTCGGACGACGAGGGTATCGACACCGATGCGCTGACCCCGGAGCTGCTGGACGGCGCGCGCTTCATGTACTGCCTGCCGAATTTCCAGAATCCCACCGGCAAGCGCATGCCGCTGGAGCGTCGCAAGGCACTGGTGGCCAAGGCGCTGGCTGCCGGCGTGCCGGTGGTCGAAGACGATCCGTACGGCGAACTGAGCTATGGCGGCGAACTGCTGCCCAGCCTGCTGTCGCTCAATCCCGAAGGCGGCATCTACATGGGCTCGTTCTCCAAGATCCTGGCGCCGGGCCTGCGCCTGGGTTATGTGGTCGCGCCCGAGCCGCTGTATTCCAAGCTGGTCCAGGCCAAGCAGGCCACCGACCTGCACACGCCGTCGTTCACCCAGCGCATCGTCTACGAAACCATCCAGGACGATTTCCTGGAAGCGCACATCCCAACTATCCGTGATCTCTACGGCAGCCAGTGCCAGCTGATGCTGGCTGCGCTTGAACAATATTTCCCGGTCGAAGCGCAGTGGACCAGGCCTGATGGCGGCATGTTCATCTGGGTCACCCTGCCCAAGGGCGTCGACACCACCCGGCTGCTGGCCAAGGCGATCGCGCAGAACGTGGCCTTCGTGCCGGGCGCGCCGTTCTACGCCAACGACCCGCAGGTCAACACGCTGCGGCTGTCGTTCGTGACCGTGCCGGCGGCCAGGATCGAAGCGGGCATGAAGATCCTGGGTGAGCTGGTGAAAGCCGAGATCGCCGCGCTGCCTGCCGCCGTCGCGGCCTGA
- the dnaK gene encoding molecular chaperone DnaK: MGKIIGIDLGTTNSCVAIMDGGKARVIENSEGDRTTPSIVAYTKDGEVLVGASAKRQAVTNPKNTFYAVKRLIGRKFTDAEVKKDLDLVPYGILAHDNGDAWVSSSDGKKMAPQEISARVLEKMKKTAEAYLGETVTEAVITVPAYFNDSQRQATKDAGRIAGLDVKRIINEPTAAALAYGLDKGDKQDRKIVVYDLGGGTFDVSIIEIANVDGEKQFEVLATNGDTFLGGEDFDARVIDYLVEEFNKDQGIDLRKDPLALQRLKDAAERAKIELSSSQQTEVNLPYVTADASGPKHLNIKLTRAKLESLVEDLIKKSIEPCRTALNDAGLRASDIGEVILVGGQTRMPKVQAAVTEFFGKEPRKDVNPDEAVALGAAIQGGVLGGDVKDVLLLDVTPLSLGIETLGGVFTKIIEKNTTIPTKASQTFSTAEDNQSAVTVHVLQGEREQARFNKSLARFDLSGIDAAPRGMPQVEVSFDIDANGILHVSAKDKKTNKEQKVEIKAGSGLSDDEIARMVADAEAHRDEDKKFQELVVARNQADGLIHATRTAITEHGAKVGGDVIGKVEAALADLETAMKGDDKAQIEAKSKTLEEAGQSLYAAASAGEQGAPEGGAGQANRAADDVVDAEFTEVKDDKK, encoded by the coding sequence ATGGGCAAGATCATCGGCATCGACCTCGGCACGACCAACTCGTGCGTGGCCATCATGGACGGCGGCAAAGCCCGCGTCATCGAGAACTCGGAGGGTGACCGCACCACGCCTTCCATCGTCGCCTACACCAAGGACGGCGAAGTACTGGTCGGCGCCTCGGCCAAGCGCCAGGCCGTCACCAACCCCAAGAACACCTTCTACGCGGTGAAGCGCCTGATCGGCCGCAAGTTCACCGACGCCGAAGTGAAGAAGGACCTGGACCTGGTGCCGTACGGCATCCTGGCCCACGACAACGGCGATGCCTGGGTGTCCAGCAGCGACGGCAAGAAGATGGCGCCGCAGGAAATCTCCGCGCGCGTGCTGGAAAAGATGAAGAAGACCGCCGAAGCCTACCTGGGCGAGACGGTCACCGAAGCGGTCATCACCGTGCCGGCCTACTTCAATGACAGCCAGCGCCAGGCGACCAAGGACGCCGGCCGCATCGCCGGCCTGGACGTCAAGCGCATCATCAACGAGCCGACCGCCGCGGCCCTGGCCTATGGCCTGGACAAGGGTGACAAGCAGGACCGCAAGATCGTGGTGTACGACCTGGGCGGCGGCACCTTCGACGTGTCGATCATCGAGATCGCCAACGTCGACGGCGAGAAGCAGTTCGAAGTGCTGGCCACCAACGGCGACACCTTCCTGGGTGGCGAAGACTTCGACGCCCGCGTCATTGACTACCTGGTGGAAGAGTTCAACAAGGACCAGGGCATCGATCTGCGCAAGGATCCGTTGGCCCTGCAGCGCCTGAAGGACGCCGCGGAGCGCGCCAAGATCGAGCTGTCCTCCAGCCAGCAGACCGAAGTGAACCTGCCGTACGTCACCGCCGACGCGTCGGGCCCGAAGCACCTGAACATCAAGCTGACCCGCGCCAAGCTGGAGTCGCTGGTCGAAGACCTGATCAAGAAGTCGATCGAGCCGTGCCGCACCGCGCTCAATGACGCCGGCCTGCGTGCCAGCGACATCGGCGAGGTGATCCTGGTCGGCGGCCAGACCCGCATGCCCAAGGTGCAGGCGGCGGTGACCGAGTTCTTCGGCAAGGAGCCGCGCAAGGACGTGAACCCCGACGAGGCCGTGGCGCTGGGCGCCGCGATCCAGGGCGGCGTGCTGGGCGGCGACGTCAAGGACGTGCTGCTGCTGGACGTCACCCCGCTGTCGCTGGGCATCGAGACCCTGGGCGGCGTGTTCACCAAGATCATCGAGAAGAACACCACCATCCCGACCAAGGCCTCGCAGACCTTCTCCACCGCGGAGGACAACCAGTCGGCCGTGACCGTGCACGTGCTGCAGGGTGAGCGCGAGCAGGCCCGCTTCAACAAGTCGCTGGCCCGCTTCGACCTGTCGGGTATCGACGCCGCGCCGCGCGGCATGCCGCAGGTGGAAGTGTCCTTCGACATCGACGCCAACGGCATCCTGCACGTGTCGGCCAAGGACAAGAAGACCAACAAGGAACAGAAGGTCGAGATCAAGGCCGGTTCGGGCCTGTCGGACGACGAGATCGCCCGGATGGTCGCCGATGCCGAAGCGCACCGTGACGAAGACAAGAAGTTCCAGGAACTGGTCGTGGCCCGTAACCAGGCCGATGGCCTGATCCACGCCACCCGCACCGCGATCACCGAGCACGGCGCCAAGGTTGGCGGCGATGTGATCGGCAAGGTCGAGGCCGCGCTGGCCGATCTGGAAACGGCAATGAAGGGCGACGACAAGGCGCAGATCGAAGCCAAGTCCAAGACCCTGGAAGAAGCTGGCCAGTCGCTGTACGCCGCTGCTTCGGCTGGCGAGCAGGGTGCGCCGGAAGGTGGCGCCGGGCAGGCCAACCGCGCCGCCGACGACGTGGTGGACGCCGAGTTCACCGAGGTCAAGGACGACAAGAAGTAA
- the dnaJ gene encoding molecular chaperone DnaJ, protein MSKRDYYEVLGVARTATDDELKKAYRRCAMKFHPDRNPGDATAEASFKECKEAYEVLSDGGKRRIYDQHGHAAFEHGMGGGGGGGAGFGGADMGDIFGDIFGNIFGGGAGGGRAARRGADIGYVMELDLEDAVAGTEKRIEIPTMSACEPCHGSGSEDGKTETCTTCAGRGQVRMQRGIFTMQQACPHCEGRGQVIRNPCKTCHGAGRIEEERVLSVKIPAGVDSGDRIRLSGEGEAGPAGTPAGDLYVEVRVREHDIFQRDGDDLHCDVPIRISQAALGDTVRVPTLGGEAEIRVPAETQTGKLFRLRGKGVKSVRSRSTGDLFCKVVVETPVNLTAEQRELLQKFETTFVGEDARKHSPKSATFLDGVKGFWDRMTS, encoded by the coding sequence ATGAGCAAACGCGACTATTACGAGGTCCTGGGCGTCGCCCGCACCGCCACCGACGACGAGCTGAAAAAGGCTTACCGTCGTTGCGCGATGAAGTTCCACCCTGACCGCAACCCCGGCGATGCAACGGCCGAGGCATCGTTCAAGGAGTGCAAGGAGGCCTACGAGGTCCTGTCCGATGGCGGCAAGCGCCGCATCTACGACCAGCATGGCCACGCCGCGTTCGAACACGGCATGGGCGGTGGTGGCGGTGGTGGTGCCGGGTTCGGCGGCGCCGACATGGGCGACATCTTTGGCGACATCTTCGGCAACATCTTTGGCGGTGGCGCCGGTGGTGGTCGTGCCGCGCGTCGCGGGGCCGACATCGGCTACGTGATGGAGCTGGACCTGGAAGACGCGGTCGCGGGTACCGAGAAGCGCATCGAGATTCCCACGATGTCCGCCTGCGAGCCCTGCCACGGCAGCGGCTCGGAAGACGGCAAGACCGAAACCTGCACCACCTGCGCCGGCCGCGGCCAGGTCCGCATGCAGCGCGGGATCTTCACCATGCAGCAGGCCTGCCCGCATTGTGAGGGTCGCGGCCAGGTGATCCGCAATCCCTGCAAGACCTGCCACGGTGCCGGTCGGATCGAGGAAGAGCGCGTGCTGTCGGTGAAGATCCCGGCCGGCGTGGACAGCGGTGACCGTATCCGCCTGTCGGGCGAGGGCGAAGCCGGCCCGGCCGGCACGCCGGCGGGCGATCTGTACGTGGAGGTGCGCGTGCGTGAGCACGACATCTTCCAGCGCGATGGCGACGACCTGCACTGCGACGTGCCGATCCGCATTTCGCAGGCCGCGCTGGGCGACACCGTGCGCGTACCCACGCTGGGTGGCGAGGCCGAGATCCGCGTCCCGGCCGAAACCCAGACCGGCAAGCTGTTCCGCCTGCGCGGCAAGGGTGTCAAGTCGGTGCGCAGCCGCTCCACCGGCGACTTGTTCTGCAAGGTCGTGGTGGAAACCCCGGTCAACCTGACCGCCGAACAGCGCGAGCTGCTGCAGAAGTTCGAGACCACCTTCGTGGGTGAAGACGCGCGCAAGCACTCACCCAAGTCGGCCACGTTCCTGGACGGGGTCAAGGGTTTCTGGGACCGGATGACGTCCTGA
- a CDS encoding DUF3857 and transglutaminase domain-containing protein → MHRCLTVMALAWLAPAHAKEQPLQVEHERVNYLVQADGTFVIEREVAVKVLLESGLEAARDASVDYSTSIQTAKVTAAYTLKADGRRIDAPPGNFQVNASAGRDGDSPFYSDQTVLSVVFPSLAVGDTTVFAYRVEALKPMFPGQFSIINSYNPATYYGQVEVNFDLPASMSVQHQAWQMLQDDEQTHGDRRQLRWRWKNTAPVDPEALRDSTFDVERYPGYAVSTFANYAQIAQAYGAEASPKAIPDAKVRALARQTVGKEKDPRQRARLLYEWVSRNISYAGNCIGLGAVVPRDLDVMLENHMGDCKDHATLLQALLKAEGIDSTQALVNAGSAYRLPSVPVASVVNHVINYIPAFDLYLDSTAGNVPFGTLPSAVAGKPVLLVEGHDDSRRTPVTAASGNWQRTRTVADIALDGSVHTRMRVELGGAMASGLREQFRQLQPEDVDKLVSTFFRGMGLSATGKVRYEDPQALSDSFWVEADFDVQSLLTVPGGMTLSPWFMATTPISQIVRSQAGMAEVPEGESSCGGLRAEEDYIFRLAAGLHAAALPPALLVEEGNLTYRAEVLQQGREVTLRRVFDDRTPGPTCSADYNQALAAVLRRIVPNVKAQVVLLPDVQ, encoded by the coding sequence ATGCATCGATGCCTGACGGTGATGGCGCTGGCCTGGCTCGCGCCGGCACATGCTAAGGAACAGCCGCTGCAGGTCGAGCACGAACGCGTCAATTACCTCGTGCAGGCCGACGGCACCTTCGTGATCGAGCGCGAGGTTGCGGTCAAGGTGCTGCTGGAGAGTGGACTGGAGGCGGCGCGCGATGCATCGGTGGACTACAGCACCAGCATCCAGACCGCCAAGGTGACTGCCGCCTACACCTTGAAGGCTGACGGTCGGCGCATCGATGCGCCGCCGGGAAATTTCCAGGTCAACGCCAGCGCCGGCCGCGATGGCGATTCGCCGTTCTATTCCGACCAGACGGTGCTCTCGGTGGTATTTCCCAGCCTGGCCGTCGGAGATACCACGGTCTTCGCCTATCGGGTGGAGGCACTCAAGCCGATGTTTCCGGGGCAGTTCTCGATCATCAACAGCTACAACCCGGCCACCTACTACGGCCAGGTCGAGGTGAATTTCGACCTGCCTGCGTCCATGTCAGTGCAGCATCAGGCCTGGCAGATGCTGCAGGATGACGAGCAGACCCACGGCGACCGTCGTCAGCTCCGTTGGCGCTGGAAGAACACCGCGCCGGTCGACCCGGAAGCACTGCGCGACAGCACCTTCGATGTCGAGCGCTATCCAGGTTATGCGGTATCGACGTTCGCCAACTACGCCCAGATCGCGCAGGCCTATGGCGCGGAGGCTTCGCCCAAAGCGATTCCCGACGCCAAGGTGCGAGCGTTGGCACGACAGACCGTCGGCAAGGAGAAGGATCCGCGCCAGCGCGCTCGGCTGCTGTATGAGTGGGTCTCGCGCAACATTTCCTATGCCGGTAACTGCATCGGGCTGGGGGCGGTAGTGCCACGTGACCTGGACGTGATGCTGGAGAACCACATGGGCGACTGCAAGGATCATGCGACCCTGCTGCAGGCCCTGCTGAAAGCCGAGGGCATCGACAGCACCCAGGCGCTGGTCAACGCCGGTAGCGCCTACCGCCTGCCGTCCGTGCCGGTGGCTTCGGTCGTCAACCACGTCATCAATTACATTCCGGCGTTCGATCTCTACCTGGATTCCACCGCCGGCAACGTGCCCTTCGGGACATTGCCATCGGCGGTGGCCGGCAAGCCTGTGTTGCTGGTGGAGGGGCATGATGACAGTCGGCGCACGCCTGTCACGGCAGCCAGCGGGAACTGGCAACGCACCCGGACCGTGGCCGATATCGCGCTGGATGGCTCGGTGCACACGCGCATGCGGGTTGAGCTGGGAGGCGCCATGGCGTCCGGATTACGGGAACAGTTCCGCCAGCTGCAGCCCGAGGACGTGGACAAGCTGGTCAGCACCTTCTTCCGTGGCATGGGCCTGAGTGCGACGGGGAAGGTCCGCTATGAGGATCCGCAGGCGTTGTCGGACAGCTTCTGGGTCGAAGCCGATTTCGATGTGCAGTCGCTGCTGACGGTACCGGGTGGCATGACGCTGTCGCCGTGGTTCATGGCGACGACACCCATCTCGCAAATAGTGCGCAGCCAGGCCGGCATGGCCGAAGTGCCGGAGGGCGAAAGCAGCTGCGGTGGCCTGCGGGCCGAGGAGGATTACATCTTCCGCCTTGCGGCAGGACTGCATGCCGCCGCCCTGCCGCCGGCGCTGCTGGTGGAGGAGGGCAACCTGACCTACCGCGCCGAGGTCCTGCAGCAGGGACGCGAGGTGACGTTGCGACGTGTTTTCGACGACCGCACGCCTGGCCCGACCTGTTCGGCGGACTACAACCAGGCGCTTGCCGCGGTGCTGCGTCGTATCGTCCCGAATGTGAAGGCGCAGGTGGTGCTGCTCCCGGACGTGCAGTGA
- the carA gene encoding glutamine-hydrolyzing carbamoyl-phosphate synthase small subunit, giving the protein MTQPAILVLEDGTVFEGESVGANGLSVGEVVFNTAMTGYQEIVTDPSYARQLVTLTYPHIGNTGFTDQDDEAAKVWSAGLIVRDVPRRPSNWRSQVSLQDWLNARGVVAISGIDTRKLTRILREKGAQNGAVMAGEINVEQALEAARKFPGLKGMDLAKVVSTEKSYGWTDGQLDLDTGTPVQAQARFKVVAYDFGVKLNILRMLAERGCEVTVVPAQTPAAEVLALKPDGVFLSNGPGDPEPCDYAIDAIKVFVDKKIPTFGICLGHQLLALAAGAKTLKMGHGHHGANHPVIDLDSGRVMITSQNHGFAVDEASVPANVRVTHRSLFDGTNQGIELTDAPAFSFQGHPEASPGPKDVSPLFDRFVSMLQQRAG; this is encoded by the coding sequence GTGACCCAACCCGCAATCCTGGTTCTCGAAGACGGCACCGTGTTCGAGGGCGAATCGGTCGGCGCAAACGGACTGTCCGTCGGCGAGGTGGTGTTCAACACCGCCATGACCGGCTATCAGGAGATCGTCACCGACCCGTCGTATGCACGGCAGCTGGTGACGCTGACCTATCCCCATATCGGCAACACCGGTTTCACCGATCAGGACGACGAGGCCGCCAAGGTCTGGTCCGCAGGCCTGATCGTGCGCGACGTGCCGCGCCGTCCCAGCAACTGGCGCAGCCAGGTGTCGCTGCAGGACTGGCTGAATGCGCGCGGCGTGGTGGCCATCTCCGGCATCGACACCCGCAAGCTCACGCGCATCCTGCGCGAGAAGGGCGCGCAGAACGGCGCGGTCATGGCTGGCGAGATCAACGTGGAGCAGGCGCTGGAAGCGGCGCGCAAGTTCCCGGGCCTGAAGGGCATGGACCTGGCCAAAGTCGTTTCGACCGAGAAGAGCTACGGCTGGACCGACGGCCAGCTGGACCTGGACACCGGCACGCCGGTGCAGGCGCAGGCCAGGTTCAAGGTCGTGGCCTACGACTTCGGCGTGAAGCTCAACATCCTGCGCATGCTGGCCGAGCGCGGCTGCGAAGTGACCGTGGTGCCGGCGCAGACCCCGGCGGCCGAGGTGCTGGCGCTGAAGCCGGACGGCGTGTTCCTGTCCAACGGTCCCGGTGACCCGGAACCCTGCGACTACGCCATCGACGCCATCAAGGTGTTTGTCGACAAGAAGATCCCGACCTTCGGCATCTGCCTGGGCCACCAGTTGCTGGCGCTGGCCGCCGGCGCGAAGACCCTGAAGATGGGTCACGGCCACCATGGTGCCAACCACCCGGTGATCGACCTGGATTCTGGCCGGGTGATGATCACCTCGCAGAACCACGGCTTCGCGGTGGACGAGGCCAGCGTGCCGGCCAACGTGCGGGTGACCCACCGCTCGCTGTTCGACGGCACCAACCAGGGCATCGAGCTGACCGACGCACCGGCGTTTTCCTTCCAGGGCCACCCGGAAGCCTCGCCCGGTCCGAAGGACGTCTCGCCGCTGTTCGACCGCTTCGTGTCGATGCTGCAGCAGCGCGCGGGATGA